In one Chryseobacterium camelliae genomic region, the following are encoded:
- the aceB gene encoding malate synthase A — protein METKIQLKIKAQRQFEEIFTNDLIDFLIELHQNFNPGRLELLEERKKTQQEFDLGILPKFLPETAEIRNGNWVCSSLPEDLQDRRVEITGPVDRKMIINALNSGASTFMADFEDSNAPIWKNCMEGQINLSDAITGRIDFTNEEGKSYQLNEKTAVLLVRPRGLHLNEKHIEINGEQTSASLIDFGIYFFRNAKKLVENGSGPYFYLPKLEHYKEARWWNEVFVFSQNYLGIQQGTIKATVLVETITASFQIDEILFELKEHSSGLNCGRWDYIFSYIKKFRNLPGFLVPDRDQVTMTSPFMSAYSKRVIEVCHKRNVHAIGGMAAQIPIKNDYEANSIAFGKVRSDKEREVKNGHDGTWVAHPALVSVAKSIFDQFMPSQNQIDKKFDYRITENDLLETPKGEITEKGVRKNINVGILYIESWLMGVGAAAIYNLMEDAATAEISRTQIWQWLKNEAVLSDDRTLTREMILQWEFEEMERIEKYIGSERFKNGKFSLAKELFNELIFCENFAEFLTLKAYPFI, from the coding sequence ATGGAAACTAAAATTCAATTAAAAATAAAGGCGCAGCGGCAGTTTGAAGAGATTTTTACTAATGATTTAATCGATTTCTTGATAGAACTACATCAGAATTTTAATCCGGGAAGATTAGAACTTTTGGAAGAAAGAAAAAAAACTCAGCAGGAATTTGATCTGGGAATTCTTCCAAAATTTTTACCGGAAACTGCAGAAATCCGGAATGGAAATTGGGTTTGCTCTTCTCTTCCCGAAGATTTGCAGGATAGAAGGGTGGAAATTACCGGACCTGTTGACCGAAAAATGATTATTAATGCACTTAATTCCGGAGCTTCAACGTTCATGGCGGATTTTGAAGACAGTAATGCTCCAATCTGGAAAAACTGTATGGAAGGACAGATTAATCTTTCGGATGCCATTACCGGGAGGATTGATTTTACGAATGAAGAAGGGAAATCTTATCAACTAAATGAAAAAACGGCTGTTTTATTGGTTCGTCCGAGAGGATTACATTTAAATGAAAAACATATTGAAATCAATGGAGAGCAAACTTCCGCTTCGTTAATTGATTTTGGAATTTACTTTTTTAGAAATGCGAAAAAATTGGTAGAAAACGGAAGCGGTCCTTATTTCTATCTTCCTAAATTGGAACATTACAAAGAAGCCCGTTGGTGGAATGAAGTCTTTGTCTTTTCTCAAAATTATCTGGGAATTCAACAGGGAACCATTAAAGCAACGGTTTTGGTAGAAACCATCACCGCTTCATTTCAGATCGATGAAATATTGTTTGAATTAAAAGAACATAGTTCTGGTTTGAATTGCGGACGTTGGGACTATATTTTTTCATATATCAAAAAATTCAGAAACCTTCCCGGATTTCTTGTTCCGGACAGGGATCAGGTAACGATGACTTCTCCTTTTATGAGTGCCTATTCAAAAAGAGTAATTGAAGTTTGCCATAAAAGAAATGTTCATGCCATTGGAGGAATGGCTGCACAAATCCCGATTAAGAATGATTACGAAGCCAATAGTATTGCATTCGGAAAAGTGAGAAGCGATAAAGAACGGGAAGTGAAAAACGGGCATGACGGAACCTGGGTGGCGCATCCTGCTTTGGTTTCTGTGGCAAAAAGTATTTTCGATCAGTTTATGCCTTCTCAGAATCAGATTGATAAAAAGTTTGATTACCGGATCACGGAAAATGATCTGCTGGAAACTCCGAAAGGTGAAATTACGGAAAAAGGAGTCCGGAAAAATATCAATGTCGGAATCCTTTATATTGAATCCTGGTTAATGGGAGTTGGAGCTGCTGCGATTTATAATTTAATGGAAGATGCGGCAACGGCGGAAATATCAAGAACCCAGATTTGGCAATGGCTGAAAAATGAAGCCGTGTTAAGTGATGACAGAACGTTGACAAGAGAAATGATTCTTCAGTGGGAATTTGAAGAAATGGAACGTATCGAAAAATATATCGGTTCAGAACGGTTTAAAAACGGCAAATTCAGTCTGGCAAAAGAGCTTTTCAATGAATTGATTTTCTGTGAAAACTTTGCAGAATTTCTGACTCTGAAAGCCTATCCTTTCATATAA
- a CDS encoding helix-turn-helix domain-containing protein, translating into MNSDSDFIKTVFGLKLKQQRQRKNWSLQDLAVKTGLSKSYLNEIENGKKYPKHDKIIQLSEALNCTFDDLVSTKLDKSLAPFNEILQSDFFKEIPLELFGINKNNLISIISDAPKKVTAFINALIEISQNYNLGKERFYFAVMRSFQELYDNYFPEIEEKVVLFAEENQLEISKNLQSDILENILTEKFNYKIQSEDFEPYETLDKLRSLFIPEKKLLLLNRKLEQDQKTFILAKEIGFNVLELKNRPNTYSWLDFGSFEEILNNFYASYFAGALLISKEETIEKTSEFFLENDWKPSSFENLIENFTHSPETFYYRLTNILSSELGIKDLFYLCLVKKKNSDKIQILKELHLNHQQAPHANATNEHYCRRWIAVKNLHHLKENETLTDAQISHYKDQGFSYLVISTSQKNPFSDGSNRSYCLGILLNSQTIKKINFIKSPTLKTINVGVTCESCSISDCEVRQTPPVRLEKEYFNSSMKNSIEKLRKDIL; encoded by the coding sequence ATGAATTCAGACAGCGACTTTATTAAAACAGTTTTCGGATTGAAACTAAAACAGCAGAGACAAAGGAAAAACTGGTCTTTGCAAGACCTTGCTGTAAAAACCGGATTATCCAAGTCGTACCTTAATGAAATCGAAAACGGGAAAAAATATCCGAAACACGATAAAATTATTCAGCTTTCGGAAGCACTGAACTGTACTTTTGACGATCTGGTCTCTACGAAACTGGATAAAAGCTTAGCTCCGTTTAATGAAATTCTGCAGTCTGATTTTTTCAAAGAAATTCCGCTGGAACTTTTCGGGATTAATAAAAACAATCTCATTAGCATCATTAGTGACGCTCCTAAAAAAGTGACAGCTTTTATCAATGCTTTAATTGAGATTTCACAGAACTATAATTTAGGAAAAGAACGGTTTTACTTTGCCGTCATGCGTTCGTTCCAGGAACTGTACGATAATTATTTCCCGGAAATTGAGGAAAAAGTTGTGTTGTTTGCAGAAGAAAATCAATTAGAAATCAGTAAAAACCTGCAGTCTGATATTTTAGAAAATATTTTGACTGAAAAATTTAACTACAAAATTCAATCAGAGGATTTTGAGCCATATGAAACTTTAGATAAGCTCCGTTCTTTGTTTATTCCTGAGAAAAAACTATTGCTTTTGAACAGGAAGTTAGAACAGGATCAAAAGACGTTCATTCTTGCCAAAGAAATAGGCTTTAACGTTTTGGAACTGAAAAACCGCCCAAATACGTATTCATGGCTGGATTTTGGAAGCTTTGAAGAAATTCTGAATAATTTTTACGCTTCTTATTTTGCAGGCGCGTTACTGATTTCAAAGGAAGAAACCATCGAGAAAACTTCGGAATTTTTCTTAGAAAACGATTGGAAACCCTCAAGCTTTGAAAATTTAATTGAAAACTTCACTCATTCTCCCGAAACATTTTATTATCGGTTAACCAATATTCTTTCTTCGGAATTGGGAATCAAGGATTTATTTTATTTATGTTTGGTTAAAAAGAAAAATTCAGATAAAATACAGATTCTAAAGGAATTACATTTAAACCATCAACAAGCTCCGCACGCTAATGCTACTAACGAACATTATTGCAGAAGATGGATTGCCGTAAAAAACCTGCATCACTTAAAGGAAAATGAGACCTTAACGGATGCTCAGATTTCACATTATAAAGATCAGGGTTTCAGTTATCTGGTGATCTCTACTTCCCAGAAGAATCCGTTTTCAGACGGAAGCAACAGAAGTTATTGTTTAGGAATTTTATTGAATTCTCAGACTATTAAAAAAATCAATTTCATCAAATCTCCAACTTTGAAAACCATCAATGTGGGAGTAACCTGTGAATCCTGCAGTATTTCGGATTGTGAAGTAAGACAAACTCCACCTGTCCGTTTGGAGAAGGAATATTTCAATTCGAGCATGAAAAATTCTATTGAAAAATTAAGAAAAGATATTTTGTAG